GTGAAATAAATAATGCATCCCGCACTTTAGAATAACCCATTATTCGGGATACTTCCATATTGTCTGCCCCACAAAGACCAAGATAAAGTCATATCTTTCCATGGCATTCGACAAAGTTACTTCAGCAGGGTGAGGGTGGTGATCCCATTAGAACCTCATATTTCCCAATTCAAGTTATGGCCCAACCCCATTCAGAATATAACTCTCGGTGCCAAGCAAGAAACATTATATAAGTCTTAAGACTAGAGGATAGATACAAAAGTTGAAAGCATCCAAAATTAAAGCAAGCTTGTCATTCAGGCACTGAAACTGAAAACTAAATTACAACTGCAAGAAGGAAGGGGCCACATGGTTCCAGTACTATGAGCAAAAACATcaaaaacaagcaaaaagCACGCTGGCAATAATGGTCTACTGGGAACAATTGGAGCTTGGACAATTGGTGTTACAGGCAACGGCAAAGTTCAGCTTTATAGGTGTCTCCACATAAAATTGGTCCTCATTAACAAGAGAAGCTTCAAGGTGAGGCTGAGCCATCAATTTGTCAAACTGCGGTTCATCGGTGGTCTTCTGGTTAGGGGCAGTGGGCTGGGCTTCATCAAATATGGGCAGTAGGCTGGGCTTCATCAAATATGGGCAGTAGGCTGGGCTTCAGGACAACATACAGGGACATCGGAAAGGTTAGGATGGAAAAGTGTCAGATCCGTTTCATTGGTTCCTACTGTTCAAAGGAAACACGGTAGGCAATGTCAATTAACGGAGTAAGTCATAATTCTACCTGTGGAATCAGATCGACCAAATCCTAGTAACCGTAACTTTTCCGACGGGAAACAGGAGTCTGCCCAGATAGCCTGGAAATAGGAGCTATAAATTAGGATGCACACTCAAACAATCGTGAAGAAGATAGGAATGAGTTCTAGAAGATCCTAATAGAAGATTCCTAGTTTTAATGTGACAAGTAAGGTCTCAGAAACTGTACCCAAAATGTTGTTAAGACGCAACAGAATCTAGTTGTGCTTTAACTGTTCTCTGCATGTGTATGTGTTTATGTGCGACTATGGATTGATAAATCAGGGTAGGGATGTGGATTGAATCCCAAGTAGGGTTACCACCACTGAGTTAACCAACCCACAATGTAGGGTCTAGTATGTTTACACCACTCTACAGCTCACCGTTTCAGTGCCAACTGCCAAATTCCTACTGTGAATAGGGAATCCATTTGCCAGTGGACACACGATATAGTTGGGAAAAAATTTCAGCACGTAATGATAAGAAAGTCAAGTAAACATACCCAGAGGAACTAGTACGTCCTGAGGAATAGCCACTCCCATATACACCATAAACACTTCCACCACCACCAACCTGATAGGAAGTTCAGAAAAGCTATTACTAGTAGAAAATATGCAGAgtcttttgaaaaatatgtgaaCTGATGCAGGTGATATTGAACAAGATGTGAGTAGCCATTTAACAACATATAAAAGAATGCCTACACTTACCCGATCATGCACCTGCGAACTGCCATAACCCCCATAACTGTCGGAAATGGGCAGCTCACTTGATCCACCATAGCCACCACTAGAATAAGAGTGCCCACGGGCAGTCCTTTTACTTTCTCTGCTATCATAAGGCAGAGGATCTGAACCGTCTGCAGGCATCGGAAGGTATGGCAGAACTGGCATGAAAGCTGACATTGCACCTTCCCGGTCAAACATATTGGCTCTCAACCGCGTAGTTACTTGTACAAGAGCATCTTTTGCAATTTCAAGATCTCCAGAGATCTAATCATCATAAACACAGTAAAAAGCACTCTTGTTACGACCGAAATAAAGTCAAACTAAAACAAAGAACacttcttttttgttcttttcattttaaattttatttattctttgtGGTTCGATTCAAAGGGTAGTTCCCGGTAAGTTACTAATGTGAGGATTGTAGGTGTTGTTTCCCACATTCATTCACTTTGAAAGCAAGGAGAACAAGGCAAAGTTACTTATTGCAATTTCGCTTTAATTTTTGCAAGTCCATCAGTTCAGCTAGGTAAAACAGCTCCTGCCTCCTGTTTTCTTGAGTGAAAAATGTTTCTAATCTTCATTTTTTCCATCCTATTTCTCTTTCAGAAACAAAGGTACATTCTCATTATGTCATTTGATTTTGATGTGCTTTTCAAGAGGAAAACTAGATCCAAATCAGCTTGCTAAAACTGCATGATCTGCAGAAGTTAAAGAACTAAAAATGACATTTCATTACAATGTCATTACCTGCACCATCTCATCATCCTCAGATGCAACCTTGGGAAGGTTTTCTTTTGAGAGTATGCGAATATTAGCCTTAGTGAGCCTCCTCATTTCACTAATTATAGCCCCGCCTTTGCCAATAAGACAGCCAATTCTTGAGGTCGGCACAAGCATACGGGTAGTGAACGAGATAAGCCCCGAGTCCCTCTCGATCTTCTCACTGCATCTTGGCTGTAAACGAACTGCAGCTTCAATTGCAGGAGAGAATGGATCTTCAAAAACCTGAAATTGTGCGAATAGAAAAGATAAATTTCATCTTCATGTAACTATTCAAATCTCAATTTAAGAAACCGAAGTTTAGTTAGAAAAAGAGAATATTTCACCTCTCTTGCTGAGATATTGATCAAGCAATCATCTCCTTCAGTTGTGGAGCTATCTACTTTGATAGCTGCCCCTGACTCCTGCCTAATCTGATTGATTATCAGCCCGCCCTTACCGATCACACCACCAATATTTGCAACTGGACAAACCAGGCGAAGAGAGAACTCTTTTGTGGTCTCTTCATCCCTTGGAGCTGCATACAAGGAACGGGACCAGTCTCCAGTCTCGCCTTTGTATCCTCCATAGGGACTGATCAAGGGTGCCATTCCCACTATTGGTGCGCCACCAGAAGGGGCCATGAGAGAACTGCCAGAAGAAAAAACATTAGGCGCAGCGGAAGTGAGCAAGTGCTGAGATCTCGAGGGATTATCATGTAAACGAGATGCAATCTGAAACAGAGCCTTCTTCACCACTGCAGCTTCCCCAGATATCTGATTCCACCAACAGACACTAGGAGGTTCAGTAAACAAtactataaagaaaataatcatAACTTTGGCTACTAGATGAAGAGGAATCATTTAGAAAGTGATACAATCAAAGTTGGTACgaatgagttattttattgttctattttttttcccttttagcTTACAGTACTAGCAAGTTATTTCTATACAAATAAGTAATAGAATCCATATGTTTCATATCGATGCCAAGAGCTCTAAATGTTATAGGGGAAAAAATCATGAAACTTCAGATATCCCCGGTTCTGGTCATGTTAAAGTAATTGAACTTACCTGTACAAGTTCGTCAGAGTTTAACGCACAAGAAGGCAGATGGTCATCCTTAAGAATCCGTATCTGGGCTCCAGTTTCAGTGCGAATACTTTGAACTATCTGCCCACCTCTCCCGATAATGCATCCAATCTGATCAGAGGGAACAAGGAGACGAGCAGTGATCGGCGGAGCTTCAGAAGAGTCTTCATCACCCATCTCTTCGGAAGTAACCCGCTCATGTATCCTGAACAGAGCATCCTGAGCAGGACAAACATAGTTTTCGCCATCTTCAAAGGAATTGGTCTCCTCACTAGTACTGTAGATAGTGACCACTCGCTCCTCAGATCCTGGTACAGTCTCTCCAATCCTAATCTTAGCCTTAGTGTCTATTCTCAGTTGCTTGACAATCTCTCCTCCCTTCCCAATAATGCTTCCAATCTTTCTTCCGGGACATAGACACCGATAAACAGTGTCATCAGAATTTATAACAAACTGCTCTCTATCATCACCTGGGTTCCTTCTTTTCCTGCCCCCATTGTCGTAATCAGAGTGAGAATGAGCTCGCTTGCCATAGCTATTCCTCTGACCAGCCATTTCCGAAGGCATCTATCTGCAACCACATATACACGGAAGAAACAGTTAGTCCACAGAAACTCCATGCACCCAGAGAAAAAATCTTCAACATCAAATCTTGCCCCGTGACATTCCAGAATCAGAAGAAAACCCAACATGCTCCAACTTAGGAGGCAGACCAAAAACAGACCATACACCTAATCACCAAACCTCGGACTTTGAAAGTGGACCTAATTACTGCCGCAAACATACAATCGCATCGAAAATTAGGATATCTCGAAAGCTAACAGCCTTACGAGTTAAACTATGTCCCAATAGGTGCCCACAAGAAGCTCATCGACATAGTTCGGAGGAGTAGCATAATTAGTACGATAACGAGAAACCAACAGATGAAGATCCGAGTAAAGCGAGAGTTCGAACAAAACCGAACAGAAAATTGCGATTtttcaaagaaattaatgtCGGGTTGCACGAAAGAGTGGCTGGAAAGCAAGATCCTTCACCTTCAACAAGGAGGATTGATAACGATCGATTGAGCAGAAGAATCTCTGTTTTCCGAATTGAGGAGCTTCGCCTTCGTGCTCCGGTCCTCTTCTCCCAGCTTTTCTAGGGTTTTGACCAGACAAAGCATAATTATCCAATTTCCCTTTTATGCACTAATTGCAAGGATAACCTTTGGTTCCcgatatttttcatttttgcttCATCATGATTATGAAGTTTCCCCGATTCACCACTTCAAGCTCGAGTTGGCTTTTGCTTTGATAACTACTGCACTGTAGTAGTGGTGACAATTTGTATCGTGCACGTGTCATCGTGCCTGGGCCCTGTGCCATAATACTAATATGGTGCCATGACACGACCCGATAACATCAACTGTTCGAGACATACCGGTCCAACACGGCACAAAACACTCGTGACGTTCCATGTAATAGAAATTCGATTTTACAAGTCCACGCGTACATAGAACCAATTATTTCGTTTGCTTTTATCTATAATTGTAATAGCAATA
Above is a window of Punica granatum isolate Tunisia-2019 chromosome 7, ASM765513v2, whole genome shotgun sequence DNA encoding:
- the LOC116213314 gene encoding KH domain-containing protein HEN4 isoform X3, whose amino-acid sequence is MPSEMAGQRNSYGKRAHSHSDYDNGGRKRRNPGDDREQFVINSDDTVYRCLCPGRKIGSIIGKGGEIVKQLRIDTKAKIRIGETVPGSEERVVTIYSTSEETNSFEDGENYVCPAQDALFRIHERVTSEEMGDEDSSEAPPITARLLVPSDQIGCIIGRGGQIVQSIRTETGAQIRILKDDHLPSCALNSDELVQISGEAAVVKKALFQIASRLHDNPSRSQHLLTSAAPNVFSSGSSLMAPSGGAPIVGMAPLISPYGGYKGETGDWSRSLYAAPRDEETTKEFSLRLVCPVANIGGVIGKGGLIINQIRQESGAAIKVDSSTTEGDDCLINISAREVFEDPFSPAIEAAVRLQPRCSEKIERDSGLISFTTRMLVPTSRIGCLIGKGGAIISEMRRLTKANIRILSKENLPKVASEDDEMVQISGDLEIAKDALVQVTTRLRANMFDREGAMSAFMPVLPYLPMPADGSDPLPYDSRESKRTARGHSYSSGGYGGSSELPISDSYGGYGSSQVHDRVGGGGSVYGVYGSGYSSGRTSSSGRNQ
- the LOC116213314 gene encoding KH domain-containing protein HEN4 isoform X2, which encodes MPSEMAGQRNSYGKRAHSHSDYDNGGRKRRNPGDDREQFVINSDDTVYRCLCPGRKIGSIIGKGGEIVKQLRIDTKAKIRIGETVPGSEERVVTIYSTSEETNSFEDGENYVCPAQDALFRIHERVTSEEMGDEDSSEAPPITARLLVPSDQIGCIIGRGGQIVQSIRTETGAQIRILKDDHLPSCALNSDELVQISGEAAVVKKALFQIASRLHDNPSRSQHLLTSAAPNVFSSGSSLMAPSGGAPIVGMAPLISPYGGYKGETGDWSRSLYAAPRDEETTKEFSLRLVCPVANIGGVIGKGGLIINQIRQESGAAIKVDSSTTEGDDCLINISAREVFEDPFSPAIEAAVRLQPRCSEKIERDSGLISFTTRMLVPTSRIGCLIGKGGAIISEMRRLTKANIRILSKENLPKVASEDDEMVQISGDLEIAKDALVQVTTRLRANMFDREGAMSAFMPVLPYLPMPADGSDPLPYDSRESKRTARGHSYSSGGYGGSSELPISDSYGGYGSSQVHDRVGGGGSVYGVYGSGYSSGRTSSSGLSGQTPVSRRKSYGY
- the LOC116213314 gene encoding KH domain-containing protein HEN4 isoform X1, which codes for MPSEMAGQRNSYGKRAHSHSDYDNGGRKRRNPGDDREQFVINSDDTVYRCLCPGRKIGSIIGKGGEIVKQLRIDTKAKIRIGETVPGSEERVVTIYSTSEETNSFEDGENYVCPAQDALFRIHERVTSEEMGDEDSSEAPPITARLLVPSDQIGCIIGRGGQIVQSIRTETGAQIRILKDDHLPSCALNSDELVQISGEAAVVKKALFQIASRLHDNPSRSQHLLTSAAPNVFSSGSSLMAPSGGAPIVGMAPLISPYGGYKGETGDWSRSLYAAPRDEETTKEFSLRLVCPVANIGGVIGKGGLIINQIRQESGAAIKVDSSTTEGDDCLINISAREVFEDPFSPAIEAAVRLQPRCSEKIERDSGLISFTTRMLVPTSRIGCLIGKGGAIISEMRRLTKANIRILSKENLPKVASEDDEMVQISGDLEIAKDALVQVTTRLRANMFDREGAMSAFMPVLPYLPMPADGSDPLPYDSRESKRTARGHSYSSGGYGGSSELPISDSYGGYGSSQVHDRVGGGGSVYGVYGSGYSSGRTSSSGFSLVLQVSGSVQMNEKCIRL